The Acidobacteriota bacterium genome has a segment encoding these proteins:
- a CDS encoding acyl-CoA thioesterase, producing MPLVSQTPVRVRYADTDKMGVAHHAAHIVWLETGRTEFCRAAGFSYAEVEADGVALPVVEAVCRYRAPARFEDDLVVLTRLKDLRKKRIEFAYRVQRSSDGALVSEGETLHIPVDREGNACAVPEKYYERLTKTLEE from the coding sequence ATGCCTTTGGTGTCGCAGACGCCCGTCCGCGTGCGCTACGCCGACACCGACAAGATGGGCGTCGCCCACCACGCGGCGCACATCGTGTGGCTCGAGACCGGACGGACCGAGTTCTGCCGCGCCGCCGGGTTTTCCTACGCCGAGGTGGAAGCCGACGGCGTGGCCCTGCCCGTGGTGGAGGCCGTCTGCCGCTACCGGGCGCCCGCGCGCTTCGAGGACGACCTGGTCGTGCTGACGCGCCTCAAGGACCTGCGCAAGAAACGCATCGAGTTCGCCTACCGCGTGCAGCGCTCCTCCGACGGTGCGCTCGTCTCCGAGGGCGAAACGCTCCACATCCCCGTGGACCGCGAGGGAAATGCGTGCGCCGTTCCCGAGAAATACTACGAGCGGTTGACGAAGACGCTGGAGGAATAA
- a CDS encoding SpoIIE family protein phosphatase translates to MAIHSHSIPRRKSLRTRLTLVSVAFIVLLGAVLGGYSTYQMRTAQIDKLLDLGRTLTQGIAFNSAFSVYSEDSETYGPLMEGVLREPDVLYVRFSDMQRNQIDEKGKETWAGPGEEKAVLEYLASDIEEHRDAEGNSYYNVRAPLILDRQVPTTAEADFFGFEEAEGAPSAQEAETKIERIPVGYAEVGISPERTQMLIRRTLWYNIGLAALGILLAGVFATFFANRITRPIGTIVQGAVRISEGDLSRGVDVHSDDEVGVLANSFNQMRERIEEQMKSLEAANEEMRRANEQIETARKALWGEMQLAKKIQTVLLPPRVEIPGFDTAASMHTADEVGGDYYDFLQQDGRSWLAIGDVSGHGVTSGLIMMMAESALHSHIMQHPDTDPKTALHAVNRVLCDNTKRMGNDAFMTIVLLAYEGDGRFSYTGAHDDFLLYRAREDRCETVATQGAWVGAFEEIGHALENNTLLLYPDDVLILYSDGVVEAKNVNGELFNMERFKKTLTENASKKAADIHNAVLKEVRKWMHIQDDDITLMVLKREA, encoded by the coding sequence ATGGCGATCCATTCGCACTCCATCCCCCGACGAAAAAGCCTGCGCACGCGCCTTACCCTGGTGAGCGTCGCGTTTATAGTTCTCCTGGGCGCGGTTTTGGGTGGCTACTCCACCTACCAGATGCGTACGGCGCAGATCGACAAGCTTCTTGACCTCGGTCGCACCCTGACGCAGGGGATCGCGTTCAACAGCGCTTTTTCGGTCTACAGCGAGGATTCGGAAACCTACGGTCCCCTCATGGAAGGCGTGCTGCGAGAGCCGGACGTGCTCTACGTTCGCTTCTCGGACATGCAGCGTAACCAGATTGACGAAAAGGGGAAGGAAACGTGGGCCGGGCCGGGCGAGGAGAAGGCCGTTTTGGAATACCTCGCAAGCGATATCGAGGAACACCGCGATGCGGAGGGCAACTCCTATTATAACGTCCGCGCGCCGCTTATTCTGGATCGCCAGGTGCCCACGACGGCGGAGGCGGACTTCTTCGGCTTCGAGGAGGCCGAGGGGGCTCCCTCGGCCCAGGAAGCCGAAACAAAGATCGAGCGCATTCCCGTGGGCTACGCCGAGGTGGGCATCTCTCCCGAGCGGACCCAGATGCTTATCCGGCGAACACTCTGGTACAACATCGGACTCGCCGCGCTGGGCATCCTTTTGGCCGGCGTCTTCGCCACGTTTTTCGCGAACCGCATCACGCGCCCCATAGGCACGATTGTGCAGGGGGCCGTTCGCATCTCGGAGGGCGATCTCTCAAGGGGGGTGGACGTGCATTCGGACGACGAGGTGGGCGTGCTCGCCAATTCCTTTAACCAGATGCGGGAGCGCATCGAGGAGCAGATGAAAAGCCTCGAGGCCGCGAACGAGGAGATGCGGCGCGCGAACGAGCAGATCGAAACCGCCCGGAAGGCCCTCTGGGGCGAGATGCAGCTCGCCAAGAAGATTCAGACGGTGCTTCTTCCCCCGCGCGTCGAGATCCCGGGCTTCGACACGGCCGCCTCCATGCACACGGCGGACGAGGTGGGAGGCGACTATTACGACTTCCTTCAGCAAGACGGCCGCTCGTGGCTCGCCATCGGGGACGTCTCCGGGCACGGCGTCACGTCGGGGCTCATTATGATGATGGCCGAATCGGCCCTGCATTCGCACATCATGCAGCACCCGGACACCGATCCGAAAACGGCTCTCCATGCCGTGAACCGCGTCCTTTGCGACAATACGAAGCGCATGGGAAACGACGCCTTTATGACCATCGTGCTTCTTGCGTATGAGGGAGACGGCCGATTTTCCTACACCGGCGCGCATGACGATTTCCTGCTCTACCGCGCCCGCGAGGATCGGTGCGAGACCGTGGCCACCCAGGGTGCATGGGTCGGCGCGTTCGAGGAAATCGGGCACGCTCTTGAAAACAACACGCTTCTTCTGTATCCTGACGACGTGTTAATTCTTTATTCCGACGGCGTGGTGGAAGCCAAGAACGTTAACGGTGAACTGTTTAACATGGAGCGTTTCAAGAAGACCCTCACGGAGAATGCTAGCAAGAAGGCGGCCGATATCCATAACGCCGTCCTCAAAGAGGTCAGAAAATGGATGCACATACAAGACGATGACATAACCCTCATGGTTCTTAAACGGGAGGCATGA
- a CDS encoding Rdx family protein codes for MTEALLNEFKRNIKRLELVPSDGGRFEVSLNGELVYSKLQTGEFPKNAAIVKEIKKRR; via the coding sequence TTGACGGAAGCGCTTCTCAACGAATTCAAGCGTAACATTAAAAGACTGGAGCTCGTCCCGAGCGACGGAGGACGGTTCGAGGTGAGCCTGAACGGCGAACTTGTTTACTCCAAGCTCCAGACGGGAGAGTTTCCCAAAAACGCCGCCATCGTGAAAGAAATCAAAAAGCGGCGATAG
- a CDS encoding Rne/Rng family ribonuclease, with translation MKKEIYVNVERSETRVAMLEDGKLAEVFIQRETSQGAAGNIYKGRVGKVLPGIQSAFVAVGLERDTFLHVSDVIANHRSYRDYLTPGKRTFRAGRVPDNARIEDYVRSGQELLVQIAKERVGTKGARVTTRIALPGRYLAYMPGTGILGISRRVDDRRERGRLRRVVGRNRQPSDGFVIRTAARGVADNDLRDDINSLIKLWEEIKQRARSSPSETLLHTDTDPLVKTMRDYLSKDVTKIVVDSRRAHEQVEDYLHHFSPNWKGTLRLHDEMLPLFEKYGVEQEIQRSLESKVWLPSGGHIVINQTEALVAIDVNTGRFVGSKNLEDTVFQLNMVAVKEVVRQIRLRDLGGIIVIDFIDMENLKNRRRVLQAFRDELRRDRAQSKILQISDFGLVEMTRKRSRANLQRMLCSPCPYCDGAGRIKNERTISYEIRRRVLRLAKKLSGERILIKGHPDILKELRAQDGFLKDLEEATQKFIVLQNEPTYHHEQYDVVGARN, from the coding sequence GTGAAGAAGGAAATTTACGTCAACGTCGAGCGCTCCGAGACCCGCGTCGCCATGCTCGAGGACGGCAAGCTCGCGGAAGTCTTCATCCAGCGTGAAACGTCCCAGGGCGCGGCCGGAAACATCTACAAGGGACGCGTCGGGAAGGTCCTGCCGGGCATCCAGAGCGCCTTCGTGGCGGTGGGGCTGGAGCGCGACACGTTCCTTCACGTTTCCGACGTGATTGCGAACCACCGCTCCTACCGGGACTACCTCACGCCGGGCAAGCGCACTTTCCGCGCGGGCCGCGTGCCCGACAACGCCCGCATCGAGGACTACGTCCGCTCCGGGCAGGAGCTCCTGGTGCAGATTGCCAAGGAGCGCGTGGGCACGAAGGGGGCGCGCGTGACGACGCGCATCGCGCTTCCGGGGCGCTACCTGGCCTACATGCCGGGCACGGGAATTCTGGGAATCTCGAGGCGCGTTGACGACCGCCGCGAGCGGGGCCGCCTGCGGCGCGTCGTGGGACGGAACCGCCAGCCCTCCGACGGCTTCGTCATCCGCACGGCCGCAAGGGGCGTCGCCGACAACGATCTCCGGGACGACATCAACAGCCTCATCAAGCTCTGGGAGGAAATTAAGCAGCGCGCCCGCTCCAGCCCCTCCGAGACGCTCCTCCACACGGACACGGACCCCTTGGTGAAGACCATGCGCGACTACCTGTCCAAGGACGTCACCAAGATTGTGGTGGACTCGCGGCGCGCGCACGAGCAGGTCGAAGACTACCTCCATCACTTCAGCCCCAACTGGAAGGGCACGCTTCGGCTGCACGACGAGATGCTGCCGCTGTTCGAGAAGTACGGCGTCGAGCAGGAGATACAGAGAAGCCTCGAAAGCAAGGTGTGGCTTCCCTCGGGCGGCCACATCGTCATCAACCAGACCGAAGCGCTCGTGGCGATCGACGTCAACACGGGGCGCTTCGTCGGCTCCAAGAATCTCGAGGACACGGTCTTCCAGCTCAACATGGTCGCCGTGAAGGAGGTGGTGCGCCAGATTCGCCTGCGCGATTTGGGCGGCATCATCGTCATCGATTTCATCGACATGGAAAATCTCAAGAACCGCCGCCGCGTTCTCCAGGCCTTTCGCGATGAGTTGCGCAGGGACCGGGCCCAGTCCAAGATTCTGCAAATCAGCGATTTCGGCCTGGTCGAGATGACGCGCAAGCGCTCGCGCGCGAATCTGCAGCGCATGCTCTGCTCCCCGTGCCCCTACTGCGACGGCGCGGGGCGAATCAAGAACGAGCGCACGATTTCCTACGAGATTCGCCGCCGCGTCCTCCGGCTGGCCAAAAAACTGAGCGGCGAGAGGATTCTCATCAAGGGCCACCCCGACATTCTGAAGGAGCTTCGGGCGCAGGACGGCTTTCTCAAGGACCTTGAGGAGGCCACCCAGAAGTTCATCGTTCTGCAGAACGAGCCCACCTACCACCACGAGCAGTACGACGTGGTGGGGGCCCGGAACTGA